A genome region from Eurosta solidaginis isolate ZX-2024a chromosome 2, ASM4086904v1, whole genome shotgun sequence includes the following:
- the LOC137240747 gene encoding alpha-tocopherol transfer protein-like, with amino-acid sequence MVKADSVQYDDNKVPYIDLGTAVIRMEKEEAPEWALEKAREELRELPEIMEPAIKKLRELIEDEKYLKLPLDDEYMKMFLRPCHYYPESALNRLKNFYNMKAKYGAPCSDIVPSKVRNVFEEDLLSLFPNRDQHGRRILAIEAGKKWKPSRAPLIDLFRTIQLTVLGSMAEPLSQICGAIVIIDMEGLPMSHVMQFTPSFAAMLLDYVQECICVRLKAVHIVNNSYIFNMLFAIFKPFIREKLRKRIFFHGKDFKSLASHIDKASLPVKYGGTGTWELPSGKLLYDFFECYSADYQLADTYGFTEGYQLKK; translated from the exons ATGGTTAAGGCCGATAGCGTACAGTACGATGATAATAAAGTACCGTACATCGATTTGGGTACAGCTGTAATTCGCATGGAAAAGGAAGAAGCACCAGAATGGGCGTTAGAGAAAGCGCGTGAAGAATTGCGTGAGTTGCCTGAAATAATGGAACCGGCCATCAAAAAGCTACGTGAACTGATAGAGG ATGAAAAATACTTAAAGCTGCCGTTGGATGATGAATATATGAAAATGTTCCTGCGTCCATGCCATTACTATCCCGAATCTGCCTTGAACAGG ctCAAAAACTTCTACAACATGAAAGCAAAATATGGTGCACCCTGTTCAGATATCGTACCGAGCAAAGTTCGAAATGTTTTTGAGGAGGATCTGCTATCGCTTTTCCCAAACAGAGATCAACATGGACGCCGCATACTTGCTATTGAAGCTGGAA aaaaatggaaaccTTCACGTGCCCCGCTAATTGATCTCTTTCGCACCATACAGCTGACA GTCTTAGGTTCGATGGCTGAGCCGCTATCGCAAATTTGTGGTGCCATAGTCATTATCGATATGGAAGGCCTACCCATGAGTCATGTTATGCAGTTTACGCCCTCATTTGCTGCTATGCTTTTGGATTATGTGCAAGAATGTATTTGTGTGCGTCTGAAAGCGGTGCATATTGTGAATAATTCATATATTTTCAATATGTTATTTGCTATCTTCAAGCCATTCATACGCGAGAAGCTGCGGAAACGG attttcttccatgGCAAAGACTTCAAATCGCTAGCGTCGCATATCGATAAAGCATCGCTGCCAGTAAAATATGGTGGCACTGGTACTTGGGAACTGCCTTCAGGCAAATTGTTATACGATTTCTTCGAATGTTACTCAGCGGATTACCAAT tGGCGGACACTTATGGCTTTACGGAGGGATATCAATTGAAAAAATAA